Proteins from a genomic interval of Neodiprion lecontei isolate iyNeoLeco1 chromosome 2, iyNeoLeco1.1, whole genome shotgun sequence:
- the LOC107222840 gene encoding transmembrane protein 42, whose product MNTPPTHGRIHLAIVAGVCATIGSLFGKLCSGVEITSTVLLLLKFALLVAMMTINTAGCTLFVKSLQGSGSSLPATVASSATNYFCSALIGFLVFGESTSLLWWIGTTLVLCGLLLICYAPLTKIERATKLKQR is encoded by the exons ATGAACACGCCACCGACCCACGGACGTATTCATTTAGCTATCGTCGCTGGTGTTTGCGCAACAATTGGCAGCTTGTTTGGAAAACTATGCAGTGGCGTTGAGATCACGTCGACG GTCCTCCTCTTGCTGAAATTTGCTCTTCTCGTGGCTATGATGACAATCAACACTGCGGGCTGCACTTTGTTCGTCAAATCTCTGCAGGGTAGCGGGTCTTCGTTGCCAGCTACTGTCGCCAGTTCAGCTACGAACTATTTCTGCTCA GCTCTGATTGGGTTTCTCGTATTCGGAGAGTCGACCTCTCTACTGTGGTGGATAGGAACCACGTTGGTTCTCTGTGGATTGCTGCTAATCTGCTACGCGCCACTGACCAAGATCGAACGTGCTACGAAATTGAAGCAACGATAA